A window of the Arthrobacter sp. Marseille-P9274 genome harbors these coding sequences:
- a CDS encoding FAD-dependent oxidoreductase yields MSTIAGSTAYDVVVLGSGASGLCAALAAADDGAKVAVFEKAQVVGGTTCLSSAVAWMPDNKYAREQGVRDSRTDALDYLQSLSNGMILPEMVEAFVDTIPELLDWLDTTPLKMSLVPGYPDYHPEQQGGKPGGGRSLEPQLFSLQRLGEWAARLGGTPRRMLVGETPIGGGSGFLAPEVAREREERQVEGLGRAMVAALLQGCLDKGVDVHLGERAVELLLENGAVGGVCLEGPLGRHEVLARQGVVLATGGFEWDKDLARDFLRGPISHPASVPTNTGDGLRMAMRVGASLGNMREAWWVPVCTLPGENAYGSQAVYLVQRERTVPHSIMINREGKRFANEAANYNAMGGAFHELDPTSFDYRNLPCWVVFDAQMVERFGGFGAAPGSAVPEWVTRADDLAGLAGKIGVPAHALVETVERWNGHARVGSDPDFRRGESAFDGFVGNRDAYPGAGSTFGPLERGPFYAVELHSSTLGTKGGPRTTPRSEVLSVDGEVIPGLFAAGNVMAGPTGMVYGGAGGTLGPGLVFGYLAGRTAAGRTTADVQEESAAAVCA; encoded by the coding sequence GTGAGCACTATTGCAGGTAGTACCGCATACGACGTCGTTGTCTTGGGTAGTGGCGCCTCGGGCCTCTGTGCCGCACTGGCGGCGGCGGACGATGGCGCGAAGGTGGCGGTCTTCGAGAAGGCGCAGGTCGTTGGCGGCACCACGTGCCTATCCAGCGCCGTCGCGTGGATGCCGGACAACAAGTATGCGCGCGAACAGGGGGTCCGGGACTCGCGCACCGATGCGCTCGATTATCTGCAGTCCCTGTCCAACGGCATGATCCTCCCGGAGATGGTGGAGGCCTTCGTCGACACGATCCCGGAACTGCTGGACTGGCTCGACACCACGCCGCTGAAGATGTCGCTGGTTCCGGGTTACCCGGACTACCACCCCGAGCAGCAGGGCGGAAAACCAGGCGGGGGACGCTCGCTCGAGCCGCAACTGTTTTCGCTACAGCGCCTGGGCGAATGGGCGGCAAGACTCGGTGGCACTCCGCGCCGCATGCTCGTGGGAGAGACGCCCATAGGCGGTGGGTCCGGATTCCTGGCGCCGGAGGTGGCACGCGAGCGCGAGGAGCGGCAGGTCGAGGGGCTGGGCCGCGCGATGGTCGCCGCACTGCTGCAGGGATGCCTGGATAAGGGCGTCGACGTGCATCTCGGGGAGCGGGCCGTCGAACTTCTTCTTGAGAACGGAGCCGTTGGCGGCGTTTGCCTTGAGGGGCCGCTGGGCCGGCATGAGGTGCTGGCGCGCCAAGGCGTCGTGTTGGCGACGGGTGGATTCGAGTGGGACAAGGATCTTGCCCGGGATTTCCTGCGCGGGCCGATCAGCCATCCGGCGAGCGTTCCCACCAACACGGGCGACGGGTTGCGGATGGCAATGCGTGTCGGAGCCAGCCTCGGCAACATGCGTGAGGCCTGGTGGGTCCCGGTTTGCACGCTGCCGGGGGAGAACGCCTACGGTTCCCAGGCGGTGTACCTGGTGCAGCGCGAGCGCACGGTGCCGCATTCGATCATGATCAACCGCGAGGGCAAGCGATTCGCCAACGAGGCCGCGAACTACAACGCGATGGGCGGGGCCTTCCACGAACTCGATCCCACCTCGTTCGACTACCGGAACCTCCCTTGCTGGGTGGTATTCGACGCACAGATGGTGGAGCGTTTCGGCGGCTTCGGCGCCGCGCCGGGCTCCGCGGTGCCCGAATGGGTCACCCGCGCCGACGATCTTGCCGGCCTGGCGGGTAAGATCGGAGTGCCGGCCCACGCGCTGGTGGAGACGGTCGAGCGCTGGAACGGCCACGCCCGGGTGGGTTCGGACCCCGATTTCCGGCGCGGCGAGAGCGCTTTCGACGGCTTCGTCGGCAACAGGGATGCCTATCCCGGAGCGGGGTCGACGTTCGGACCATTGGAGCGGGGCCCGTTCTACGCCGTGGAACTGCACAGCAGCACGCTGGGGACCAAGGGCGGCCCGCGCACAACGCCCAGATCGGAGGTCCTCTCCGTCGACGGCGAGGTCATCCCGGGCCTGTTTGCAGCGGGTAATGTCATGGCAGGCCCCACCGGCATGGTCTACGGCGGCGCCGGCGGAACCCTCGGGCCGGGCCTCGTGTTCGGTTACCTGGCGGGGCGCACCGCGGCGGGCAGGACGACGGCGGACGTGCAGGAGGAGTCCGCCGCGGCCGTTTGCGCCTAA
- a CDS encoding ferredoxin, protein MRIELDRNVCQGHGVCQMTAANLFTLSDDDGLAIQPPNPIDPQFQDEGRLATASCPERALSVIED, encoded by the coding sequence ATGCGCATTGAACTTGACCGCAACGTCTGCCAGGGACACGGCGTTTGCCAGATGACCGCCGCGAACCTGTTCACGCTCTCCGACGACGACGGCCTGGCAATCCAACCCCCGAACCCGATCGACCCGCAGTTCCAGGATGAGGGACGCCTGGCCACCGCCAGCTGCCCGGAACGCGCCCTCAGCGTCATCGAAGACTAG
- the npdG gene encoding NADPH-dependent F420 reductase yields MTHKIAVVGGTGPQGRGLAYRLAMAGHAVTIGSRDASRAAEKAEEIAAKIDGPATIVGAENANAAASSEIVLLAVPWDGHAELVSSLASELRGKTVISCVNPLGFDQNGPYGLTLEESAAEEAQRLVPAAAVVGSFHHVAALSLWKNEGPLDHEDILVCGDDSEAKDVVMDLAAAVTGKRGIDAGALRLARQLEPLTAVLINVNKNYKTRSGLAVTGIKEHA; encoded by the coding sequence ATGACGCACAAGATCGCAGTCGTTGGCGGCACCGGACCGCAGGGACGGGGCCTGGCCTACCGTCTGGCAATGGCGGGCCACGCCGTAACCATCGGTTCACGGGACGCCTCGCGGGCTGCCGAAAAGGCCGAGGAGATCGCGGCTAAGATCGACGGCCCGGCGACCATCGTCGGGGCTGAGAACGCCAACGCCGCTGCCAGTTCCGAGATCGTACTGCTGGCCGTCCCTTGGGACGGCCATGCCGAACTCGTCTCCTCGCTGGCGTCCGAGCTCCGCGGAAAGACAGTCATCAGTTGCGTCAACCCGCTCGGCTTTGACCAGAACGGGCCCTACGGTCTGACGCTGGAGGAGAGCGCCGCCGAAGAAGCCCAGCGGCTCGTCCCGGCGGCCGCCGTCGTCGGCTCCTTCCACCACGTGGCCGCGCTGTCGCTGTGGAAGAATGAGGGCCCCCTCGACCATGAGGACATCCTGGTTTGCGGCGACGACAGCGAGGCGAAGGACGTGGTCATGGACCTTGCCGCGGCCGTAACCGGAAAGCGTGGCATCGATGCCGGCGCCCTGCGGTTGGCGAGGCAGCTGGAACCCCTAACCGCGGTGCTGATCAACGTCAACAAGAACTACAAGACCCGCTCGGGCCTGGCCGTTACCGGCATCAAGGAGCACGCATGA
- a CDS encoding CynX/NimT family MFS transporter: MSGGTAPPSSALGSRPLWAGRALALTGIVLVALNLRSAVTAMSPIVGRIDADIPLSDVALGFIGMLPPLMLASGGLLGPILSRWIRLETNLVLACAGMAVGHLVRSLAGDFTQLLAGSIVAMLAMGVGNVLLPALVKKYFPDRIALITSIYAMLFSVSTAIPGTVSPMVADAAGWRNSLLMWGIAAAIAAPPWIALALRGRSKARQEPDGSAIVSADRTAGARLWRSRVAWGLMLMHGLSALNGYAMLAWLPEILADIADTSGVEAGILLSLYAVTAGPLALIVPAIALRMRNPGVLAYLGAAMFVAGYAGLMISPNFLTPLWVLVSASGTGLFPVMLTLINARTRTPEMTAALSGFVQGNGALISVAGPLVVGLLHDWTGGWTIPFCFLIAAAVGIVLGGMQLRSPLSVDEELLEYADRR, translated from the coding sequence TTGAGCGGTGGAACGGCGCCTCCGAGCAGTGCCCTAGGATCGCGCCCCCTCTGGGCAGGAAGGGCCCTGGCACTTACGGGCATCGTGCTGGTGGCGCTCAACCTGCGCTCGGCTGTCACCGCCATGTCGCCGATCGTCGGCCGGATCGACGCAGACATTCCGTTGAGCGATGTTGCACTGGGGTTCATCGGCATGCTTCCCCCGCTGATGCTGGCGTCCGGCGGCCTGCTGGGTCCGATCCTCTCCCGTTGGATCAGGCTGGAAACCAATCTGGTGCTGGCGTGCGCCGGAATGGCCGTCGGACATCTGGTTCGCTCCCTGGCTGGCGACTTCACGCAACTGCTGGCGGGCAGCATTGTGGCGATGCTTGCGATGGGCGTGGGAAACGTCCTGCTACCGGCGCTGGTCAAGAAGTACTTTCCGGACCGGATTGCCCTAATAACCAGCATCTACGCCATGCTGTTCTCCGTCAGCACCGCCATCCCCGGCACCGTCTCACCCATGGTCGCCGATGCGGCGGGATGGCGAAATTCCCTGCTGATGTGGGGCATCGCGGCCGCCATTGCGGCGCCTCCATGGATTGCGCTGGCTCTCAGGGGCAGGTCGAAGGCGCGCCAGGAGCCGGATGGTTCGGCGATCGTCTCCGCCGACCGCACCGCGGGCGCCAGGCTCTGGCGTTCGCGCGTGGCATGGGGGCTGATGCTGATGCATGGACTCTCCGCGCTCAACGGATATGCGATGCTGGCCTGGCTGCCTGAGATTCTGGCGGATATCGCGGACACTTCGGGCGTCGAGGCCGGCATTCTCCTGTCCCTCTACGCCGTGACGGCTGGCCCGCTGGCCCTCATCGTTCCAGCGATCGCCCTGAGAATGCGCAACCCCGGAGTGCTCGCCTACCTCGGCGCAGCCATGTTCGTAGCAGGCTATGCGGGTCTGATGATCTCCCCCAACTTCCTAACGCCGCTCTGGGTCCTCGTCTCGGCGTCGGGCACCGGACTGTTCCCCGTGATGCTCACATTGATCAATGCCAGGACCCGGACCCCCGAAATGACCGCCGCGCTGAGCGGTTTCGTACAGGGAAACGGAGCACTCATTTCCGTTGCCGGCCCCCTGGTCGTCGGCCTCCTCCACGACTGGACCGGTGGATGGACGATTCCGTTCTGTTTCCTCATCGCAGCCGCGGTGGGCATCGTACTCGGCGGGATGCAGCTGCGGAGCCCGCTCTCCGTCGACGAGGAGCTCCTGGAGTACGCCGACCGTCGCTGA
- a CDS encoding cytochrome P450, with translation MTEQTVVEAAARTDRPVVDFDHNADEHGKDPVASYRRMRSKGPITWTEAWGGYWVLSGYEAIFDAARDDEMFSSARSPHGGEGQAILIPKRPITEHFPIDLDPPASMPYRRIMNQLLTPSRVEAMRPMVEKYTTLFIDEIIENGEADFATLTGIPSIITIDWLSLPVEDWRRYSFAHRKVLSAPLGSPEYIKVTQEEIPALTERVKAVIAERKRNPGDDPISFILSHEIGGRPITEEEVLNMVDLIISGGVGTVASLSGQTLEWLSANPDVRQRLIDNPDLMQNAVEEFLRFFSPTQALARTVGKDADFHGVKIKKGDRALLAWSSGNRDAAGGFDNPDEVDIERMPNRHMSFGVGSHRCAGSHLGRLMAKTILTQVLERMPDYKVDHANVVRYPRQGVNTGFDKLPATFTPGKRLLEERL, from the coding sequence ATGACAGAGCAAACGGTCGTTGAGGCAGCGGCACGGACCGATCGCCCGGTCGTCGACTTCGATCACAACGCGGACGAGCACGGCAAGGATCCGGTGGCGAGCTATCGCAGGATGCGGTCCAAAGGTCCGATCACCTGGACTGAGGCGTGGGGCGGCTACTGGGTGCTGAGCGGGTACGAGGCGATCTTCGATGCCGCCCGCGACGACGAGATGTTCTCCTCGGCTCGCAGTCCCCACGGCGGCGAAGGCCAGGCCATCCTGATCCCCAAGCGCCCGATCACCGAGCATTTCCCCATCGACCTCGACCCGCCGGCGTCCATGCCGTACCGCCGGATCATGAACCAGCTGCTCACGCCCTCGCGGGTCGAGGCCATGCGGCCGATGGTGGAGAAGTACACCACCCTGTTCATCGACGAAATCATTGAAAACGGAGAGGCTGACTTCGCGACGCTGACTGGCATCCCCTCCATCATCACGATCGACTGGCTGTCCCTGCCGGTCGAGGACTGGCGCCGATACTCCTTCGCCCACCGCAAGGTCCTCTCGGCTCCTCTGGGCAGCCCCGAATACATCAAGGTCACGCAGGAGGAGATCCCCGCGCTTACCGAGAGGGTGAAGGCGGTCATCGCGGAGCGCAAGCGCAACCCCGGAGACGATCCGATCAGCTTCATCCTCAGCCACGAGATCGGCGGCAGGCCGATCACCGAGGAAGAAGTGCTGAACATGGTCGACTTGATCATCTCCGGCGGCGTTGGCACCGTGGCCTCCCTCAGCGGCCAGACGCTCGAGTGGCTGTCCGCGAACCCGGATGTGCGGCAGCGGCTGATCGACAATCCCGACCTGATGCAGAACGCCGTTGAAGAGTTCCTGCGCTTCTTCTCGCCGACTCAAGCCCTGGCCCGGACTGTCGGCAAGGACGCGGACTTCCATGGCGTCAAGATCAAGAAGGGGGACCGGGCGCTGCTCGCCTGGTCCTCGGGCAACCGCGACGCCGCCGGTGGTTTCGATAACCCGGACGAGGTGGACATCGAGCGCATGCCGAACCGCCACATGTCCTTCGGGGTGGGCAGCCACCGGTGTGCCGGTTCCCATCTGGGCCGCCTCATGGCTAAGACCATACTGACGCAGGTCCTGGAACGCATGCCGGACTACAAGGTGGACCATGCCAATGTGGTCCGTTACCCGCGGCAGGGAGTCAACACGGGGTTTGACAAGCTGCCGGCGACGTTCACCCCGGGCAAGCGCCTGCTGGAAGAGCGGCTCTAG
- a CDS encoding (2Fe-2S)-binding protein, translating into MPKVTYASAAGDVNVLGGNAGDSVMEIAVRNGLPGIVADCGGSLACSTCHVFVREEDLEGLTAMSELEDEMLDGTTEERRSNSRLSCQLKLEEGDHVYVETPESQV; encoded by the coding sequence ATGCCAAAGGTGACCTATGCATCGGCTGCGGGCGATGTCAATGTTCTCGGTGGCAATGCCGGGGACTCCGTAATGGAGATCGCGGTACGAAACGGGCTCCCCGGAATCGTGGCCGATTGTGGCGGATCCTTGGCTTGCTCCACCTGCCACGTCTTCGTCCGTGAGGAGGATCTGGAAGGGCTGACAGCCATGAGCGAACTCGAGGATGAGATGCTCGACGGCACCACCGAGGAGCGTCGCAGCAACTCGCGGCTATCGTGCCAGCTGAAGCTCGAAGAGGGCGACCACGTTTACGTCGAAACGCCGGAAAGCCAGGTCTGA
- a CDS encoding FadR/GntR family transcriptional regulator, with protein sequence MQTSLRPQKTAVLVAKRIVADIQQRGNKPGDRLPPERVMLEEYNIGRGTLRESLRFLELQGIIVLKPGPGGGPVVQQPDGSGLATALTLLLQFENAPFRTITEARTALEPMMAQLAALRMGEEQLAELKYSVDHMLDKVGDESVFLEMNKRFHDIIAHNSGNALFGHLIDTLLGMLDGTAIGVDYPEHRRVAVHKAHAAIYEALAAKDPTAAASAMHDHIIEYANYVERKFPEVLNTPISWTL encoded by the coding sequence ATGCAGACCTCGTTACGGCCGCAGAAGACGGCCGTGCTGGTGGCCAAGCGAATCGTCGCCGACATCCAGCAGAGGGGGAACAAGCCGGGGGATCGGCTGCCTCCCGAGCGCGTGATGCTGGAGGAGTACAACATCGGGCGCGGGACTTTGCGGGAATCGCTGCGCTTCCTGGAGTTGCAGGGCATCATCGTGCTGAAGCCCGGGCCTGGCGGAGGTCCGGTCGTCCAGCAGCCAGACGGCAGCGGCCTCGCGACCGCCCTGACCCTGCTGCTGCAGTTCGAGAACGCCCCGTTCCGCACCATTACCGAAGCCCGGACGGCCCTGGAGCCGATGATGGCCCAGCTCGCGGCGCTGCGCATGGGTGAGGAGCAGCTGGCGGAGCTGAAGTACAGCGTGGACCACATGCTCGACAAGGTCGGGGACGAATCGGTCTTTCTGGAGATGAACAAGCGGTTCCACGACATCATCGCGCACAACTCCGGCAACGCCCTGTTCGGACACCTCATCGATACCCTCCTGGGAATGCTGGACGGCACGGCCATCGGCGTCGACTATCCGGAACACCGCAGGGTCGCTGTCCACAAAGCGCACGCGGCCATCTATGAGGCCCTCGCAGCCAAGGATCCGACCGCTGCTGCGAGCGCCATGCACGACCACATCATCGAGTACGCGAACTATGTTGAACGCAAGTTCCCCGAGGTCCTCAACACTCCGATCTCCTGGACGCTCTAG
- a CDS encoding SDR family NAD(P)-dependent oxidoreductase has protein sequence MNINGASVVVTGGASGLGAATVRRLTEEGAKVVILDLPSSPGEQVAADLGAVFAAADVTDTDSVNVALDTAEGLAPLRALVHCAGRGGAVRLVDRDGNPGSLEAYEGVVRTNLIGTFNVLRLAAARMAKNEELDGERGVCVLTASVAAYEGQIGQIPYASAKAGIVGMTLVAARDLASKRIRVMTIAPGLFDTPILARLPENVRDSLAQSIPHPSRLGVPEEYASLAQHIIANPMLNGETIRLDGAIRMAPR, from the coding sequence ATGAACATTAACGGAGCATCCGTCGTCGTCACGGGAGGGGCATCCGGCCTCGGGGCCGCGACGGTCCGCCGGCTCACGGAAGAGGGCGCGAAGGTCGTCATCCTAGATCTGCCCTCGTCCCCCGGCGAGCAGGTGGCCGCCGATCTCGGCGCCGTCTTTGCGGCCGCCGACGTCACCGATACAGACAGTGTCAATGTCGCGCTCGACACGGCCGAGGGACTTGCCCCGCTGCGCGCGCTGGTGCACTGCGCCGGCCGGGGAGGCGCCGTGCGCCTGGTCGACCGCGACGGCAACCCCGGTTCCCTCGAGGCCTACGAGGGCGTTGTCCGGACAAACCTCATCGGCACGTTCAATGTCCTGCGGCTCGCCGCCGCCCGCATGGCCAAGAACGAAGAACTGGACGGCGAACGCGGCGTATGCGTCCTCACCGCTTCGGTGGCAGCCTACGAGGGACAGATCGGCCAGATCCCCTACGCGTCGGCCAAGGCCGGCATTGTCGGCATGACACTTGTGGCCGCACGGGACCTGGCCAGCAAGCGCATTCGGGTCATGACCATTGCCCCCGGGCTCTTCGACACGCCGATCCTGGCCCGCCTGCCGGAAAACGTGCGCGACTCACTGGCGCAGAGCATCCCCCACCCCAGCCGGCTGGGGGTTCCGGAAGAATACGCATCCCTGGCCCAGCACATCATCGCCAACCCCATGCTTAACGGAGAAACCATCCGGCTCGATGGAGCCATCCGGATGGCTCCGCGCTAG
- a CDS encoding thiolase family protein: MTIDALIVDALRTSTGRGRTGGALAEIHPVDLLAQALTALVERSGIDPGEVDDVLIGCVSQTGEQSATPGRMAWLAAGYPVHVPATTIDRKCGSSQQAVHFAAQGILSGAYDMVIAGGIESMSRVPMGSARAGADPFGPTVTARYSPGLVSQGVAAELVAAKFGASREAQDEYAARSHRLAAAASAAFEREIVPVTTPDGTMVERDETPRPDTTTDRLAGLKPVFETPELAARFPQVNWSVTAGNSSQISDAASLVLMVSDRKARELGLEPRARVHAMAAVGDDPLLMLTAPIPATEKILARSGMQLDQLDHFEVNEAFAPVPLAWQGHFNLDIERVNPRGGAIALGHPLGASGTRLLTTMLHALEDNRQRYGLQVMCEAGGMANATIIERL; the protein is encoded by the coding sequence ATGACTATTGATGCCTTGATTGTCGACGCACTACGCACTTCCACCGGGCGCGGCCGCACCGGCGGAGCGCTCGCCGAGATCCATCCCGTGGATCTGCTCGCGCAGGCACTGACCGCACTGGTAGAGCGCAGCGGGATCGACCCCGGGGAAGTCGACGACGTTCTGATTGGATGCGTCTCGCAGACCGGCGAGCAATCCGCGACCCCGGGTCGAATGGCCTGGTTGGCCGCCGGGTATCCGGTCCACGTGCCGGCAACCACAATCGATCGCAAGTGCGGCTCCTCGCAACAGGCCGTTCATTTCGCGGCGCAGGGCATCCTCTCCGGCGCCTACGACATGGTCATCGCCGGCGGCATCGAATCGATGAGCCGGGTCCCCATGGGCTCCGCCAGGGCAGGAGCCGATCCCTTCGGCCCAACTGTCACAGCACGCTATTCCCCCGGCCTCGTGTCCCAGGGCGTGGCCGCGGAATTGGTGGCCGCCAAGTTCGGCGCCAGCCGCGAGGCTCAGGACGAATACGCCGCCCGGTCGCACCGCCTCGCCGCGGCCGCTTCCGCTGCCTTCGAGCGCGAAATCGTCCCGGTGACGACCCCGGACGGCACCATGGTGGAGCGCGACGAGACCCCGCGGCCGGACACCACCACCGATCGCCTGGCCGGGCTCAAGCCGGTCTTCGAGACGCCGGAACTCGCCGCACGGTTCCCCCAGGTGAACTGGTCGGTCACGGCAGGGAACTCATCGCAGATCTCCGACGCCGCGAGCCTCGTCCTGATGGTGAGCGACCGCAAGGCGCGCGAGCTGGGGCTCGAACCCCGCGCCCGGGTACACGCCATGGCCGCGGTCGGGGACGACCCGCTGCTGATGCTCACTGCGCCCATCCCGGCCACGGAAAAGATCCTTGCCCGCTCGGGCATGCAGCTGGACCAGCTGGACCATTTCGAGGTCAACGAGGCGTTTGCCCCGGTTCCGCTGGCGTGGCAGGGCCACTTCAACCTGGACATCGAGCGGGTCAATCCCCGGGGCGGGGCCATCGCCCTCGGCCACCCCTTGGGCGCCTCCGGCACCCGGCTGCTGACCACCATGCTGCACGCGCTGGAGGACAACCGGCAGCGCTACGGACTTCAGGTCATGTGCGAGGCCGGCGGCATGGCCAACGCGACCATCATCGAACGTCTCTAA
- a CDS encoding HtaA domain-containing protein, whose translation MDEPVNRAGLSWGVKGSFTRYIDSMPDGRRGAGYGATDTGHGVYFFELDDASGYDPARRKGLVKYRGDLRYKGHGGMLFVMIVDPWIEFREAGAVLTVIDAEHWPDREHRIELATLVPVGPGADRLPEGWEQWEAQLLPAGVEVFNGVYAIGELLEPVRFSAA comes from the coding sequence ATGGACGAGCCAGTGAACCGCGCGGGACTTTCCTGGGGGGTCAAGGGCAGCTTCACGCGTTACATCGACTCCATGCCGGACGGCCGGAGGGGCGCGGGCTATGGCGCCACGGACACCGGACACGGGGTCTACTTCTTCGAGCTGGACGACGCCTCGGGCTACGATCCGGCACGCCGCAAAGGGCTCGTCAAGTACCGGGGTGACCTCCGGTACAAGGGGCACGGGGGCATGCTCTTCGTGATGATCGTCGACCCCTGGATCGAGTTCCGAGAGGCAGGGGCGGTGCTGACGGTGATCGACGCCGAACACTGGCCCGACAGGGAGCACCGCATCGAGTTGGCAACGCTGGTCCCGGTCGGGCCGGGTGCGGACCGCCTCCCGGAAGGTTGGGAGCAGTGGGAGGCGCAGCTGTTGCCGGCCGGCGTTGAGGTCTTCAACGGCGTCTATGCAATCGGCGAACTTCTGGAACCGGTCAGATTCTCTGCAGCATAG
- a CDS encoding crotonase/enoyl-CoA hydratase family protein, translating to MSREEKPLIVEERGRVLVLTLNRPHAKNAMSLQLSEELAEAFELLDTRKDLSLGVITGAGGTFCAGMDLKGFARGEIPIVPDRGFAGLVQRPPRKPLIAAVEGYALGGGFEIALACDLIVAAENATFGLPEVKRGLTANAGGLLRLPDRLPYHYAMELVLTGRMLPAPEAGELHLVNRVTEPGAALDAALELAEEIARNAPLALATSKQVMVESVDWPVEEKFARQHAFVDPIRKSNDAAEGARAFVEKRVPVWTGS from the coding sequence ATGAGCCGCGAAGAAAAGCCGCTGATCGTCGAAGAGCGCGGCCGGGTGCTGGTCCTGACCCTGAACCGCCCGCACGCGAAGAACGCCATGTCATTGCAGCTCTCGGAGGAACTGGCAGAGGCTTTCGAGCTCCTCGACACGCGGAAGGACCTCAGCCTGGGAGTCATCACCGGGGCCGGAGGCACCTTCTGCGCCGGGATGGACCTGAAGGGGTTCGCGCGCGGCGAAATCCCGATCGTTCCCGACCGCGGCTTCGCGGGGTTGGTCCAGCGCCCCCCGCGCAAACCTCTGATAGCTGCCGTGGAGGGCTACGCTCTGGGCGGCGGATTCGAGATCGCTCTGGCCTGCGACCTCATCGTCGCTGCGGAGAACGCGACCTTTGGACTGCCCGAGGTGAAACGCGGGTTGACCGCCAACGCCGGTGGGTTGCTGCGGTTGCCCGACCGGCTTCCGTACCATTACGCCATGGAGTTGGTCCTCACCGGGCGCATGCTGCCGGCTCCGGAGGCCGGCGAGCTGCACCTGGTCAACCGGGTGACGGAGCCCGGAGCGGCCCTGGACGCAGCGCTGGAGTTGGCCGAGGAGATCGCCAGGAACGCGCCGCTCGCCCTGGCCACTTCCAAGCAGGTCATGGTGGAGTCGGTCGACTGGCCGGTGGAGGAGAAGTTCGCCCGCCAGCACGCCTTCGTCGACCCGATCCGCAAGTCCAACGACGCCGCCGAGGGGGCGCGGGCTTTCGTCGAAAAGCGCGTTCCCGTCTGGACCGGGAGCTAG
- a CDS encoding NAD(P)/FAD-dependent oxidoreductase: MSENSGILIVGASQAGVQLASSLRELGYAAPIIIVGAERHPPYQRPPLSKAYLQGLVTPETLAYRTQDFYGKNNIQLVLGERIVSIDKGLDGAGVATSASGSQFAFSRLALTTGARPRQLHVDGAELDGVLYLRDADDADDLKARLERAKNVVVVGGGFVGLEAAASARKLGKTVSVLEAAPRLIGRAVGEATSDFFLEAHRSRGLDVTLDARIVRFAGDGNGRVAGVELEGGQIVPADVVLVGIGVVPRTEIAESLGLTCGNGIVVDEHSLASDGTTVAAGDCADMPNPLPRDGAPERLRLESVNNAVEQARNAAATIMGSKVAYRMVPWFWSDQGDLKLQMAGLSAGHDQVVVRGTMSDEKFSVVYYRAGQVIAVDCINNPVDFMAVKTLLAKGLNVPVDRAGDAGTPLKKLMVELEPIF; this comes from the coding sequence ATGTCCGAGAACAGCGGGATCCTCATTGTCGGGGCCTCACAGGCTGGTGTGCAACTTGCCAGCTCCCTCCGCGAGCTGGGCTACGCGGCGCCCATCATCATCGTCGGGGCGGAGCGGCACCCCCCATACCAGCGTCCGCCCCTATCCAAGGCTTACCTGCAGGGGCTCGTCACGCCGGAGACGCTGGCGTACCGGACCCAGGACTTCTACGGGAAGAACAACATTCAACTGGTCCTGGGCGAGCGCATCGTCTCGATCGACAAGGGGCTCGACGGCGCCGGCGTGGCGACGTCTGCTTCCGGCAGCCAGTTCGCCTTCAGCCGCTTGGCGCTGACGACAGGTGCCCGGCCGCGGCAGCTGCACGTCGATGGCGCGGAGTTGGATGGAGTGCTCTATCTGCGCGACGCCGACGATGCGGACGACTTGAAGGCGCGGTTGGAACGCGCGAAAAACGTCGTAGTGGTAGGCGGCGGATTCGTGGGGCTGGAGGCTGCGGCGAGTGCCCGGAAGCTGGGCAAGACGGTATCTGTCCTTGAAGCGGCCCCCAGGCTCATCGGCAGGGCGGTGGGGGAGGCCACTTCGGACTTCTTCCTCGAAGCGCACCGGTCGCGAGGCCTGGACGTCACGTTGGACGCGCGGATCGTCCGCTTCGCCGGCGACGGCAACGGCCGGGTCGCCGGCGTCGAACTCGAAGGTGGTCAAATCGTGCCGGCCGACGTCGTCCTGGTCGGCATTGGGGTTGTTCCGCGGACGGAGATCGCCGAATCCCTTGGGTTGACCTGCGGCAACGGGATAGTTGTGGATGAGCATTCGCTGGCTTCTGACGGCACCACCGTGGCCGCTGGCGACTGCGCAGACATGCCGAATCCGCTGCCGCGCGACGGTGCGCCGGAGCGCTTGCGGCTCGAGAGCGTCAACAACGCCGTCGAACAGGCGCGGAACGCCGCCGCCACGATCATGGGCTCCAAGGTCGCCTACCGCATGGTGCCGTGGTTCTGGTCTGACCAAGGCGATCTGAAACTGCAGATGGCCGGACTCTCGGCGGGTCACGACCAGGTGGTGGTGCGAGGCACGATGTCCGATGAGAAGTTCTCGGTGGTCTATTACCGCGCCGGGCAAGTCATTGCGGTGGATTGCATCAATAACCCCGTCGACTTCATGGCCGTCAAGACCCTCTTGGCCAAGGGTCTCAACGTGCCGGTCGACAGGGCCGGGGACGCGGGGACGCCGCTCAAGAAATTGATGGTGGAATTGGAACCAATCTTCTGA